In the Trueperaceae bacterium genome, GGGCTCGCCATCACGATCGGCGGGGTGGGGCTGGCCAACCTCCTCGGCAAGGAGTGGGTGGGCAAGCCGCTCGCCGCGCCCATGCTGCCCTTCGACGTGCCCGTCCTGTCCGGTATCCCGCTGCTGGGGCCCGCGTTCTTCACGCGGCAGTACGCGCTGACGTACGCGGCGCTCGCCTTGGCGCTCGTCGTCTGGCTCGTCCTCTTCCGCTCGCGCGCCGGCCTGACGTTGCGCACGGTGGGGGAGTCGCCCGCCGCCGCGGACGCCGCCGGCGCGAACGTGCGGCGCGTGCGCTTCCTCGCCGTCCTGGTCGGCGGGGCCATGGCGGGGTTGGCCGGCGCCTACCTCTCCCTCGCCTACCGGCCGGCCTGGGGCGAGAACATCACCAACGGGATGGGCTGGATCGCGCTCGGGCTCACGATCCTGGCGCTCTGGCACCCGCTGCGCGCGGTGCCGGCCGCCCTCCTCTTCGGCGCCTTCTTCACCCTCTCCTTCCGGCTCCAGGCCGTGCTGCCACCGGAACTCCTCACGCTCCTCCCGTACCTCGTCACGGTGCTCGCCCTCACGCTCATCGCCTGGCGCGGTGGGCGGGGTGCGGTCGGCGCCCCCGAGGCCCTCGGCGTGCCTTACCGGCGCGGGGAGCGCGAATGACCATCAGCCACGACCGCCGACGGAGGGTCGGCGGTGGGCGAGCCGAACGCGGCGCGTTCGGCTTTGCAGTCACGGCGCGTCGTTACCGGGAGACGAGAGCCCCGGCCGGCGCGACCTCGGAGGTCTTCATAATGCGGTTCGCCCGTCAACTAGCCGTCTTGGCACTCATCACCGTCTTCTGCGGCGCTGCCGCGCAGGTCAGCGAGACCGACGTCAAGGCTTGCTGGCTCTACGTCGGCCCGGTAGGCGACTACGGCTTCTCCTACGCCCAGGACCTCGGTCGCAAGGCCACCGCCGCCGACCTGCCTGGCATCACCACCGCCTACGTCGAGGCCGTCGCCGAGGCCGACGTCGAGGCGACGGTCGATCAGCTCGTCGCCGACGGCTGCAACGTCGTGCTCGGTACGTCCTTCGGCTTCGGCGACGGTCTGCTGGCCGCGGCCGAACGCTACCCCGACGTGATCTTCGGGCACGCGACCGGCGTCGAGCGCGCCCCGAACCTCCTCACCTACATGGCCGACTTCTACCAGGTCTACTACGTGAACGGCCTGATCGCCGGGGGCCTGAGCAGCTCCGGCATCGTCGGCTACATCGGGGCGTTCCCCATCCCCGAGGTCAAGCGCCACATCGACGCCTTCGCCATCGGCGTCAAGGAGGCCAACCCCGACGCGAAGGTCGTGGTGCGCTGGCTCTACAACTGGTTCGATCCCGCCGGCGCCAAGGAGGCGACCGAGGCCCTCATCGCCGACGGCGCCGACGTCTTCGCCTTCACCGAGGACACCCCGACCGTCGCCCAGACGGCCGCCGCGCACGGCTACCCGAGCTTCTCCCACTACGCCTCCATGCTGCCGTACGCGCCCGACACCATCGCTTCCGGCCAGCTCGTCAACTGGGGCGTCCTCACGACCGACATCCTGAGCAAGGTCATCG is a window encoding:
- a CDS encoding BMP family ABC transporter substrate-binding protein; translated protein: MALITVFCGAAAQVSETDVKACWLYVGPVGDYGFSYAQDLGRKATAADLPGITTAYVEAVAEADVEATVDQLVADGCNVVLGTSFGFGDGLLAAAERYPDVIFGHATGVERAPNLLTYMADFYQVYYVNGLIAGGLSSSGIVGYIGAFPIPEVKRHIDAFAIGVKEANPDAKVVVRWLYNWFDPAGAKEATEALIADGADVFAFTEDTPTVAQTAAAHGYPSFSHYASMLPYAPDTIASGQLVNWGVLTTDILSKVIDGTYTSTNLEDVDYFWLLAQGAVEVGAEPGMVINPAYEEALKERTVELANGDRLSVYDLALLRIEQMATDPVAFDPFTGPVYDRKGNLVYGVGVTPSVEELLGLQWAADNVEGPWEGEP
- a CDS encoding ABC transporter permease, producing the protein MELELLTTTLARALAFGTPLLLAALGEVVAERAGVVNLGMEGMMMLGAVAGFMVAAATGSLPLALLVSVLAGVAVAALHGVIATFLLANQFVSGLAITIGGVGLANLLGKEWVGKPLAAPMLPFDVPVLSGIPLLGPAFFTRQYALTYAALALALVVWLVLFRSRAGLTLRTVGESPAAADAAGANVRRVRFLAVLVGGAMAGLAGAYLSLAYRPAWGENITNGMGWIALGLTILALWHPLRAVPAALLFGAFFTLSFRLQAVLPPELLTLLPYLVTVLALTLIAWRGGRGAVGAPEALGVPYRRGERE